One genomic segment of uncultured Desulfobacter sp. includes these proteins:
- a CDS encoding cytochrome c biogenesis protein CcdA, with product MLTQTITFPAAFAAGLLSFLSPCVLPLIPAYFSFITGISLDKLTTHDKDVHKKLILSTLAYVAGFSFIFILFGASASFLGGLASRYSWVVRYVGGGIILVFGLHLLGIIKIKSFQFEHKFHFKKTPFHLFGTFLIGMAFGAGWSPCIGPMLGSILIVAGSQDTILKGVLLLATYSAGMALPFIVISIFINSMLGFMKKVTRAMGFINKCAGGLLIIIGLLLIFDKFRLLATF from the coding sequence ATGCTGACACAGACTATTACATTTCCTGCAGCGTTTGCGGCAGGCCTTCTGTCGTTTCTGTCCCCTTGTGTGCTGCCGTTGATCCCGGCCTATTTCAGCTTTATCACAGGGATTTCTTTAGATAAACTGACAACTCACGATAAAGACGTGCACAAAAAACTGATCCTGTCTACCCTGGCCTATGTGGCCGGATTTTCCTTTATTTTCATACTATTCGGGGCATCCGCTTCTTTTCTTGGCGGGCTTGCCTCCCGGTATTCCTGGGTTGTTCGCTATGTAGGCGGCGGCATCATCCTGGTCTTCGGACTGCATCTGCTCGGTATTATCAAAATCAAAAGTTTTCAGTTTGAACATAAATTTCATTTCAAGAAAACACCCTTTCATCTGTTTGGCACATTTTTGATCGGCATGGCGTTTGGCGCTGGATGGAGTCCGTGCATCGGTCCCATGCTGGGCAGCATACTCATTGTGGCAGGCAGTCAGGACACCATCCTTAAAGGCGTGCTGCTTCTGGCGACCTACTCTGCGGGTATGGCCCTGCCTTTTATTGTGATATCCATCTTTATTAACTCCATGCTCGGTTTCATGAAAAAGGTCACCCGGGCCATGGGCTTCATCAATAAATGCGCAGGCGGGCTGCTCATTATCATTGGTCTGCTTTTGATCTTTGACAAGTTCCGGCTTCTGGCAACTTTTTAA
- a CDS encoding endonuclease/exonuclease/phosphatase family protein, protein MKKQIEKGTDLLLSMCRFICNRRITRNRGRNCVTWWLCLFLMVAVVHSCVRIPEKNWIIRHRNSHVTKLQATDCSVAAATLFSMEGPGHSPQTSDSMPFIYGLNANGFGFTTWNIKKGGTEGWDEDFKKMCRNTDIFILQEAYLTDSFIKALQRQKYQWDLSIAFAYRKIEAGVLTASKITPNLTCTLKIKEPIIRVPKSILITRYPIAGLHWQLMVANIHSINFIIGYTAFQKQCDYLESVLANHRGPMIVSGDFNTWNSGRMTRVDAMAQRMNLVAVRFKENVKSTFLGHHVDHIYYRGLETIHKKVYKVTTSDHNPLAVVFKVTEQSKGQGS, encoded by the coding sequence GTGAAAAAGCAGATCGAAAAGGGGACTGATTTATTGCTGTCCATGTGCCGATTCATATGTAATCGGCGGATAACCCGGAATCGCGGTAGAAACTGTGTGACCTGGTGGTTGTGCCTGTTTTTGATGGTTGCTGTGGTGCACAGTTGTGTCCGCATTCCTGAAAAGAATTGGATCATACGTCATCGCAATTCCCATGTCACAAAATTGCAGGCAACCGATTGTTCTGTCGCAGCAGCCACGCTTTTCAGCATGGAAGGGCCGGGTCACTCCCCACAAACATCCGATTCGATGCCTTTTATATATGGCTTGAACGCCAATGGATTCGGTTTTACGACCTGGAACATTAAAAAAGGCGGGACCGAGGGGTGGGATGAAGATTTTAAAAAAATGTGTCGCAACACGGACATTTTCATTCTTCAAGAGGCTTATTTAACCGACAGTTTTATTAAAGCGCTCCAACGCCAAAAGTACCAGTGGGATTTGTCGATAGCTTTCGCATATCGAAAGATTGAAGCCGGGGTCCTGACGGCCTCGAAAATAACGCCGAATCTAACCTGTACACTCAAGATAAAAGAGCCGATAATCCGTGTTCCCAAAAGTATTCTTATTACCCGATACCCCATCGCCGGCCTGCACTGGCAACTCATGGTTGCCAATATTCATTCTATCAATTTTATCATAGGCTATACAGCCTTCCAAAAGCAGTGTGACTATCTGGAAAGCGTACTGGCAAATCACCGGGGCCCCATGATCGTATCGGGTGATTTCAATACCTGGAACAGCGGCCGCATGACGCGGGTGGACGCCATGGCCCAACGCATGAACCTCGTTGCCGTACGTTTCAAGGAGAATGTCAAGTCGACGTTTTTAGGACATCACGTTGACCATATTTATTACCGGGGGCTGGAAACGATTCATAAAAAAGTTTACAAAGTGACAACATCAGACCACAATCCACTTGCGGTGGTGTTCAAAGTGACCGAGCAATCGAAAGGGCAGGGTTCATAA
- a CDS encoding phospholipase D family protein — MRHLSEMIAMSRSNIIKLTMALFLAFCTSGCATVSFDQPKPYSRAITDFEGTLLGKYASFKVEKHGGLPGFYPLEKGLDALGMRLRLAETAEKSLDLQYFLMKNDTAGVVMANALLKAADRGVRVRFLLDDIFTSVPDHSFLLINQHPNIEIRIFNPIARSGVYTLNFVWHFKQANRRMHNKSFTADNAISIVGGRNIADEYFQLKTDSVFIDFDILAVGPVVSEISHSFDEYWNHSRAVPIDQFIDAKNSDDLETVRQKIAEEFDSIYDSVYEKAYNSQLIKNFIDGSQPLYSASARVLADSPDKLINQVNETHMRLITDLAKITRQAEKEAVFISPYYIPKENGVRFVRDLVDKGVRVVVLTNSLASTNHVPVHAAYARYRKDVIDAGAELYEIRANAAQSLLYDEDGPEHLTLHTKAVLIDSKKIFVGSLNLDPRSIQLNAEMGIFIESEAMVSEMMANIDEILGTIAYRVLKNDKGSLEWHCRIDGQKVIEIKEPLTSGWQRFKAWFMKIAPESQL, encoded by the coding sequence ATGAGACACCTGAGTGAGATGATTGCAATGTCGCGTTCGAATATTATAAAGCTGACGATGGCGCTGTTCCTGGCGTTCTGTACATCCGGTTGCGCGACGGTATCCTTTGATCAACCCAAACCCTACAGCCGGGCAATCACCGATTTTGAAGGCACGCTCCTGGGCAAATACGCATCCTTCAAGGTCGAAAAGCATGGGGGATTGCCCGGGTTCTACCCTCTGGAAAAAGGCTTAGATGCGCTGGGCATGCGGTTACGCTTGGCGGAAACTGCTGAAAAGAGCCTCGATCTGCAATATTTTTTAATGAAAAACGACACCGCCGGTGTGGTGATGGCCAATGCCCTGCTTAAGGCGGCCGACCGGGGCGTGCGGGTCCGTTTCCTTTTGGACGATATTTTTACCAGCGTGCCGGATCACAGCTTTCTGTTGATCAATCAGCACCCCAATATCGAAATACGCATTTTCAATCCCATTGCCAGGAGTGGTGTATACACCTTAAATTTTGTGTGGCATTTTAAACAAGCCAACCGGCGCATGCACAACAAATCGTTTACTGCCGACAACGCAATCAGCATCGTGGGCGGCCGCAATATTGCCGATGAGTATTTTCAGCTCAAGACCGATTCCGTATTCATTGATTTTGATATTCTGGCCGTGGGCCCTGTGGTCTCTGAGATTTCCCATTCATTTGACGAGTACTGGAACCATTCACGTGCCGTCCCCATTGATCAGTTTATCGACGCCAAAAATAGCGACGACCTGGAGACGGTCAGGCAGAAAATCGCCGAAGAATTCGACAGTATTTACGATAGTGTTTATGAAAAGGCGTACAACAGCCAGTTGATAAAAAATTTCATCGATGGGAGTCAGCCGTTATATTCAGCTTCGGCCAGGGTGCTTGCCGACAGCCCTGACAAGCTGATAAACCAAGTCAATGAAACCCACATGCGTCTAATCACAGATCTGGCAAAGATCACGCGTCAAGCAGAGAAAGAAGCCGTATTTATTTCCCCGTATTACATTCCCAAAGAGAATGGTGTGCGGTTTGTCCGAGACCTTGTTGATAAAGGCGTGCGCGTGGTTGTCCTGACCAACTCTTTGGCTTCAACCAATCACGTGCCGGTGCACGCCGCTTATGCGCGCTACCGAAAAGATGTTATCGATGCCGGCGCCGAACTTTACGAGATCCGTGCAAATGCCGCTCAATCATTGTTGTACGACGAGGACGGTCCGGAACACCTGACGCTACACACGAAAGCAGTGTTGATCGACAGCAAAAAAATATTTGTGGGTTCGTTAAACCTTGACCCGCGTTCCATACAATTGAATGCTGAAATGGGGATTTTCATCGAATCCGAAGCCATGGTTTCCGAAATGATGGCAAACATTGATGAAATTTTAGGCACCATAGCCTACCGGGTTCTGAAGAACGACAAAGGGAGTCTGGAATGGCACTGCCGGATTGATGGTCAAAAGGTGATAGAGATTAAAGAACCTTTGACCAGCGGATGGCAACGCTTCAAGGCCTGGTTCATGAAGATTGCACCAGAAAGCCAGCTATAG
- a CDS encoding META domain-containing protein, with the protein MPITKRIILMLGLLLCAASVNAADKDISVKLTVPDTTWTIAISEVHKVGNELWVISIVSQTPDVMGAQVISTVQASLKLAAPNLPVKMFIIGKTWNWENLEPYTFINDLKGIDKELKSGKRIYPAGERSTDPKMVLNKTWLWESTTTPVQKIEVAEPGRYTILFGNNGNAQARFDCNKGGGSYEISEGKISFGPLMSTRMACPEDSMDGPFMRDLQQVVSFFIDKGYLFLELPYDSGTMKFRAAP; encoded by the coding sequence ATGCCAATAACAAAAAGAATAATATTGATGCTGGGACTGCTTCTCTGCGCAGCATCAGTAAATGCAGCCGACAAAGATATTTCAGTTAAACTGACCGTTCCCGACACAACATGGACAATTGCCATCAGTGAAGTTCATAAGGTGGGAAACGAACTGTGGGTCATTTCAATTGTTTCCCAAACCCCTGACGTGATGGGCGCCCAAGTGATCTCCACTGTGCAGGCTTCACTGAAACTTGCGGCCCCGAACCTGCCTGTGAAAATGTTCATCATTGGAAAAACATGGAACTGGGAGAATTTGGAACCATACACCTTTATCAATGATCTGAAAGGGATAGATAAAGAACTTAAATCCGGAAAGCGTATCTATCCCGCCGGAGAACGCAGCACGGACCCCAAGATGGTTTTGAACAAAACCTGGCTGTGGGAATCGACCACCACACCTGTCCAAAAGATCGAGGTGGCGGAGCCGGGCCGCTACACCATTCTGTTTGGCAATAACGGCAATGCCCAGGCCCGATTTGACTGTAACAAAGGCGGGGGCAGTTATGAAATTTCCGAGGGAAAAATCTCATTTGGTCCTCTGATGTCAACCCGCATGGCCTGTCCGGAAGACAGCATGGACGGACCTTTCATGCGCGATCTTCAACAGGTGGTTTCTTTTTTTATTGATAAAGGCTATCTCTTTCTGGAATTGCCATACGACAGCGGGACCATGAAATTTCGAGCTGCGCCATAA
- a CDS encoding Uma2 family endonuclease, whose protein sequence is MTVQPQEKKRMTAAEYLVFEKSSFGSKHEFFNGEAFAMVDAGRNHNRINVNLTGELRNKFKGGQFACDLFSNDMRVKIENSYAYPDIVIFCGDATFEDNKFDTLTNPVVIMEILSDSTESFDRGDKFAYYRAIPTLKEYILVSQKKFVLNNLYAMKKAGGNTVHTKM, encoded by the coding sequence ATGACCGTACAGCCCCAAGAAAAAAAGAGAATGACAGCGGCTGAATATCTTGTGTTTGAAAAAAGTTCTTTTGGTAGTAAACATGAATTTTTTAACGGTGAGGCTTTCGCTATGGTTGACGCCGGAAGAAATCATAACCGTATTAATGTTAATCTAACAGGAGAATTGAGAAATAAATTTAAAGGCGGTCAATTCGCTTGTGATCTATTTTCCAATGACATGCGGGTAAAAATTGAGAATAGTTATGCTTACCCTGATATTGTTATTTTTTGTGGGGATGCAACGTTCGAAGATAATAAATTTGACACGTTGACAAACCCGGTTGTCATCATGGAAATTCTTTCAGATTCAACCGAAAGTTTTGATCGAGGGGATAAATTTGCTTATTACCGGGCGATCCCTACACTTAAAGAATATATTCTTGTTTCTCAAAAAAAATTCGTGTTGAACAATTTATACGCGATGAAGAAGGCCGGTGGGAATACCGTTCATACGAAAATGTAG
- a CDS encoding rhodanese-like domain-containing protein has translation MAPLAPQEKVNVSQDFLDSEHGQVGCTTCHNGDGDAQDKASAHKGMIAQPSLNNLDDACADCHEDIVRSISESLHFNLSTFKTIVDSRSDGSSGEITDMARERHCGYCHTSCGGCHVSRPKSVGGGFVDGHNFNKRPRILDQCTACHGSRVGNEYLGKRGQGDVHALKGNMHCVDCHKADELHAAAPKDLPGRYHLAEQVKCKDCHKDLEHGSIRDHTIHAGKVQCQVCHSQTYTNCYSCHTATDKDGLPYYTNQQDLENIKIGLNTDNSAPGTDYRYMLVRHIPVDQKLFAHYDKNTLKKFDKVPNWKRTSPHNILRKTWQNANCNHCHGNRDLFLSENDLLDYEKVANKQVVVPDNLIPAKVNKTRAVEIDITKVKTEWVKDAAWLKANLDQPGIRIIDVRTKEAYDAGHIPGAIFLDPVTELRWPWDTDTPQQLLKPEVISDILGKKGISDTDHIIVYDNDAWRAGFTLSVMDYAGVKNFSFLKGGIQGWRLAGFPLSKDAVTPASATFKFKPKNKFIVDNDWVSQNLDTLGVVIVDIRTLDQSKKLAKHPKALRAGRIPGSLKFPVYGLYMDHAELKPPEQLLFALKNRGITPDKTIVLTCNTGAWAGAGFFMLRYLGFEDVRMHDASWVGWEKFVRYPECRYP, from the coding sequence GTGGCGCCGTTGGCGCCCCAGGAAAAGGTAAACGTATCACAGGACTTTCTTGATTCAGAACATGGGCAGGTGGGATGCACCACCTGCCATAATGGAGATGGCGATGCACAGGACAAGGCAAGTGCACACAAAGGGATGATAGCCCAGCCCTCCCTCAACAATTTGGACGATGCCTGTGCAGATTGTCATGAAGATATTGTCCGATCCATCTCAGAGTCTCTTCATTTTAACCTTTCCACATTTAAAACCATTGTGGACAGCCGGTCCGATGGTTCTTCCGGGGAAATTACGGATATGGCCAGGGAACGTCACTGCGGGTATTGCCACACCAGTTGTGGGGGCTGCCATGTCAGCCGGCCTAAATCAGTGGGCGGCGGTTTTGTGGATGGTCATAACTTTAATAAAAGGCCCAGAATACTGGACCAGTGCACGGCCTGTCACGGCAGCCGTGTGGGTAATGAATACCTGGGCAAGCGGGGCCAGGGGGATGTGCATGCCCTGAAGGGCAATATGCACTGTGTGGACTGCCACAAAGCTGACGAACTCCATGCTGCAGCGCCCAAAGACCTGCCCGGCCGTTACCACCTGGCCGAACAAGTCAAATGCAAGGATTGCCATAAAGATTTGGAACATGGTTCAATCCGGGATCACACGATTCATGCCGGAAAAGTTCAATGCCAGGTTTGTCATTCCCAGACCTATACAAATTGTTATTCCTGTCATACGGCCACTGACAAAGACGGGCTGCCCTATTATACCAATCAGCAAGATCTGGAAAACATCAAAATAGGCCTGAACACCGACAATTCAGCACCAGGCACCGATTACCGGTACATGCTGGTCCGGCATATACCGGTGGACCAGAAACTTTTCGCCCATTATGATAAAAATACACTCAAAAAGTTTGATAAAGTCCCCAACTGGAAACGGACTTCCCCCCATAATATCCTCAGAAAAACATGGCAGAATGCCAATTGCAACCACTGCCACGGTAACCGGGATCTGTTCCTTTCGGAAAATGATCTCCTCGACTATGAAAAGGTAGCCAATAAGCAGGTGGTGGTGCCGGACAACCTAATCCCGGCAAAGGTAAACAAAACCCGTGCAGTTGAAATTGATATCACAAAAGTCAAAACAGAGTGGGTAAAGGATGCAGCATGGTTAAAGGCCAATCTGGACCAACCCGGCATAAGAATCATTGATGTCAGGACAAAAGAGGCCTACGATGCCGGCCACATTCCCGGTGCCATATTCCTGGACCCGGTGACCGAACTGCGCTGGCCCTGGGATACTGATACGCCCCAGCAACTGCTGAAGCCTGAAGTCATCTCAGATATACTCGGAAAAAAGGGGATATCGGATACAGATCATATTATCGTTTATGACAATGACGCCTGGCGGGCCGGCTTTACCCTGTCAGTCATGGATTATGCCGGGGTCAAAAACTTTTCATTTCTTAAGGGCGGAATTCAGGGCTGGCGGTTGGCAGGGTTTCCCCTGTCCAAGGATGCTGTCACCCCGGCGTCTGCGACGTTTAAATTTAAACCGAAAAATAAATTCATAGTTGATAATGACTGGGTCAGCCAGAATCTGGACACCCTGGGTGTGGTCATCGTTGACATCCGTACCCTGGATCAGTCCAAAAAACTGGCCAAACACCCCAAGGCCCTTAGAGCAGGAAGGATTCCGGGCTCGTTGAAATTTCCGGTGTACGGACTCTACATGGATCATGCGGAACTGAAACCACCGGAGCAACTTCTCTTTGCCCTGAAAAACCGCGGCATCACACCAGACAAGACGATTGTACTAACCTGCAACACAGGCGCTTGGGCCGGGGCCGGCTTTTTCATGCTCCGCTATCTTGGATTTGAAGATGTCCGCATGCATGACGCATCCTGGGTGGGCTGGGAAAAATTCGTCCGGTACCCTGAATGCCGTTATCCATAA
- a CDS encoding DUF2860 family protein, with protein sequence MKFNLRPRFQVKSWAALISIVLITGLPLTGLAREAIDKFEPGFSGYIQPMIGVTYSKSISDVSDDTKQIDSLDQDADSETDFFPLVLWEMGYTLENKTTHFFAGTPEENVVEGTFYLEAGIQQKLSGGTILSASWIPRLPILDNEVWKDPFLLGSDRRETDRKSQAFKVSAESIGGSPVSVKYGFGQQDIETEQSGFYLFQQPGSTLTSSDLKLLQRDANFHRLEAQYAISLDRGVMIRPGVTYTRGDADGDANSFNQFQGKVSFVLPRDQWLFFGNIAINWAEYDETNPIFNKTRDDVTYGMTIGLTYAAPFGWDNFMASAFTSYEKQNSNIKFYDSTKMIVALGLGWQF encoded by the coding sequence ATGAAATTTAATTTAAGACCAAGGTTTCAAGTAAAAAGTTGGGCGGCTTTGATCAGTATTGTGCTTATAACAGGTTTGCCGTTAACGGGTCTGGCCCGGGAAGCAATAGACAAATTCGAGCCGGGATTCAGCGGTTATATCCAGCCGATGATCGGGGTGACGTATTCAAAATCCATCTCTGATGTCAGTGATGACACCAAGCAAATAGACTCCCTGGATCAGGACGCCGACTCTGAAACAGATTTTTTTCCTCTCGTTTTATGGGAAATGGGATATACCCTTGAAAACAAAACCACTCATTTTTTTGCGGGAACCCCGGAGGAGAACGTTGTGGAAGGGACATTTTATTTGGAAGCCGGCATCCAACAAAAATTGTCCGGCGGCACCATTTTGTCTGCCTCATGGATTCCCAGGCTGCCCATTCTGGACAATGAAGTCTGGAAAGATCCTTTTTTGCTGGGCAGTGACAGGCGGGAAACAGATCGTAAATCCCAGGCGTTCAAAGTTTCGGCAGAATCCATCGGGGGAAGTCCTGTCAGCGTAAAATATGGATTTGGCCAACAAGACATTGAGACTGAACAATCCGGATTTTACCTTTTCCAGCAGCCCGGTTCAACCCTTACGTCCTCGGATCTTAAGCTGTTACAAAGGGATGCAAACTTTCACCGGTTGGAAGCCCAGTATGCGATTTCCCTTGACCGCGGTGTTATGATACGGCCCGGAGTTACCTACACTAGAGGGGATGCGGATGGTGATGCCAATAGTTTTAATCAATTCCAAGGCAAAGTTTCTTTTGTATTGCCCCGGGACCAATGGCTGTTCTTTGGGAATATAGCCATAAATTGGGCCGAATATGACGAAACCAATCCCATATTTAATAAAACCCGGGACGATGTGACGTACGGTATGACTATAGGTCTTACTTATGCAGCACCTTTTGGCTGGGATAATTTCATGGCCTCTGCATTTACATCCTATGAAAAACAGAATTCAAATATCAAATTTTACGATTCAACGAAAATGATTGTTGCGCTTGGTTTGGGCTGGCAGTTTTAG
- a CDS encoding aldehyde dehydrogenase has protein sequence MITEREIAKIVSTQYEFFNTCATHSYEFRINELQKLKKKIKKFENQFTAALKKNLGKSVFESYSTEVGFILHDLTNTIKDLKKWMKPKKVKTPLLVQPASSQIHYTPLGVNLIISPFNYPVGLTFAPLISAIAAGNTAVIKTSELVPDVSEVIERLINETFKKEYIAYIPGEIPETTQLLKQKFDHIFFTGSSQVGSIVMKAASKHLTPVTLELGGKSPCIVHSDANLKVAINRILFGKFINAGQTCIAPDYVLVHESIKQKFLDTIKQRLIELYGEDASLSPDFGRIVNERHFDRLVNLLDQEKVIVGGKCSKPDRYIAPTIMENVTLDDKVMKEEIFGPILPVIEYRKFDEIYNTIAKLPQYPLACYIFSESKTVQNELVSKIQFGGGCINHCIQHIVNHHLPFGGVGESGMGNYHGFNGFECFSHKKSVLKASTWLDLPFIYPPYKKKLKLIRKILK, from the coding sequence ATGATAACTGAACGGGAAATAGCAAAAATTGTCAGCACACAATACGAATTCTTTAACACATGTGCTACCCATTCTTATGAATTTAGAATCAATGAACTGCAAAAGCTAAAAAAGAAAATTAAAAAATTTGAAAATCAATTTACTGCTGCACTCAAAAAAAATTTGGGGAAATCGGTATTTGAGTCATATTCGACTGAAGTTGGCTTTATTTTGCATGATCTGACCAATACGATTAAGGATTTAAAAAAATGGATGAAACCTAAAAAGGTGAAAACCCCATTATTGGTTCAACCTGCATCAAGCCAAATTCACTACACGCCACTCGGGGTAAATTTGATCATCTCTCCTTTCAACTATCCGGTTGGGTTGACTTTTGCCCCATTGATCAGTGCCATTGCTGCAGGGAACACCGCAGTAATAAAAACATCGGAATTAGTCCCCGATGTTAGCGAGGTTATTGAAAGACTTATCAATGAAACGTTTAAGAAGGAATATATTGCTTACATACCCGGAGAGATCCCTGAAACCACACAATTGTTAAAGCAAAAGTTTGATCATATTTTTTTTACTGGAAGTTCCCAGGTAGGCTCAATCGTAATGAAGGCCGCATCCAAACATTTAACGCCTGTAACGCTTGAATTAGGCGGAAAAAGCCCTTGCATTGTTCATTCCGATGCAAATTTGAAGGTTGCAATTAATCGTATACTTTTCGGAAAATTCATTAATGCGGGACAAACCTGTATTGCCCCGGATTATGTTCTCGTTCACGAGAGTATCAAACAAAAATTTCTTGATACGATAAAACAACGCCTTATAGAATTGTATGGAGAAGATGCGTCATTGTCACCGGACTTTGGACGAATCGTTAATGAGCGGCATTTTGACAGGCTTGTAAACCTGCTTGACCAGGAAAAAGTAATCGTTGGTGGCAAATGCAGCAAACCCGATAGATACATTGCACCGACAATTATGGAGAATGTAACCCTGGATGACAAAGTTATGAAAGAAGAAATATTTGGGCCAATATTACCTGTAATTGAATATCGTAAATTTGATGAAATCTATAATACGATTGCTAAGCTTCCACAATATCCACTTGCCTGCTATATTTTCAGCGAGAGTAAAACTGTGCAAAATGAGCTTGTTTCAAAAATTCAATTTGGAGGCGGCTGCATTAATCACTGCATTCAACACATAGTCAATCATCATTTGCCATTTGGAGGGGTTGGGGAAAGTGGCATGGGAAATTATCATGGTTTTAATGGATTTGAGTGCTTTTCACACAAGAAAAGTGTTTTAAAGGCTTCTACATGGTTAGACTTGCCGTTCATATATCCCCCTTATAAAAAAAAGCTTAAGTTGATACGGAAAATATTGAAATAA
- a CDS encoding DUF5329 domain-containing protein: protein MMRIFRRPLILTCVIAILHPFALHADMGSEINHLLAFIDASGCTFIRNGKSHDSMEAGDHIRRKYGHIKNRVKTAEDFIQYAATKSSMSGQSYQVICNGKKMATADWLIRELSRFRNRKEIAQ, encoded by the coding sequence ATGATGCGTATTTTCAGAAGACCTCTTATTCTGACGTGCGTTATTGCGATCCTGCACCCCTTTGCACTTCACGCCGATATGGGGTCGGAGATAAATCATCTGCTTGCATTCATCGACGCATCCGGCTGCACCTTTATCCGCAACGGTAAATCCCATGACAGCATGGAAGCCGGCGATCATATTCGCAGAAAGTACGGGCACATCAAAAATCGGGTAAAGACCGCGGAGGACTTCATCCAATATGCGGCAACCAAGAGCAGTATGAGCGGTCAGTCTTACCAGGTCATATGCAACGGGAAGAAGATGGCCACTGCCGATTGGTTGATTCGGGAGCTCAGCCGTTTTAGAAACAGGAAGGAGATAGCTCAATGA
- a CDS encoding 2-hydroxyacyl-CoA dehydratase family protein → MEEELALPFLHVETDYSEFDLEQLKTRIEALMELSQ, encoded by the coding sequence GTGGAAGAAGAACTGGCCCTGCCCTTTTTACACGTTGAAACGGATTACTCGGAGTTTGATCTGGAACAGCTAAAGACCCGTATTGAAGCATTGATGGAATTATCACAATAG